The region ATAAACTGTCTAAAATTTGGTGGGAATGAATAGATATTTTAACTTTGAAATTAAACTTTTCCTCGACATTCTTGTAGATGTTATTTCCGGCAAGAATACAAGCTAATAACGATCTGGAACACCACATGTCTGTAACAAAAATTTCCTACAGCAAACATACTCGCACGATATCAATTGCCATTGCAAACGGTTGCTCACACTTCCGCTACCAGAATCATCCGAAAATTGTCTCAATTTCACGAAGCTGTAAACTAATGTTTCACGGTGTGGGACGTCCATTTCATTCGTCCGGTGTACGGGCGAGCGATCGCACCCGTCTCACCATCAATTATCCATTAGTTGTACGGTAATTTGTGAAAAATTAGATTTCGTTTTCGCCTCGCCCACGGCAGCCTCACTGCCCACTTTCCAAATGTACCGTGCAAAATGTGTTTCTCGCTCGATCTCCACTCCGCctcgcctgcctgcctcgtGCAGCCCTACCTGTCGGCCAGTCGAGCATTAAGCGATTTGCGTTCCGCACGCTAGATCACGGGGGCAGCGTTGCAATCACCGGTACCAGGCACGGTGGCGGGCTCATCCACAGATCATACGATGCGTAACGAATTAACCGAAGCCCCTTCGTTTCCATTGGCCATCACGCGGCCATGCCAGCCAGAAAAAATGCGGTAAAAGCAAACCGCTCAAAGTGGGCGTACGTTCTTAGGATGGAAAGTGGTGCTTACAGCACGTGGAGTATGGCCACCCGCGGCGTTCACTTTTCGTTTCTCTCACTTTCATTTACTACACGTTCAATATCCACGCTTCGGCAGCTAGTAGAACGGGACAGGAATTTTGATTAATGGAACCtgttggattttcttttcggaaTGCTAGGTACCATGGCGACCGTTATCGTACCATGTGCCCCAGgcacaaccacagcaacagcaacagcagcagcagcagcatcagcagctgatCAGCGTTGCCAGCTTCGACACGACAAGCAAGGACGAATTGGTTCATATCGCGCAGCACAATGCGCAGATTTTGAAGCAATTCAATCAGCCAATCAcccagtaccagcagcaacagcagcagcagcagcaaaatagCATGAAGGTGCAGATCACCACTCATCAGCAGGCTCCGGGAGGGCCGGCagcaagccaccaccaccatcaccatcatcataatgGAAATTTGGTGCAGATAcaaggaccagcagcaccatcctaTGGTCACACTCCGGCCGCACCGAAGTACATGACGACTCCGCTGCTGCAGACGATCTATCCCGCCTCCCCGATCAAGGCGCAACCACCACAGAAACCATTCGTCAAATCGGACCAAATCACCACGCTCAACATGGTGCACAGTTCGACGCCAAAGATTACGGCCGCCATCTCATCGCACGGTGCGATCGGCGTTAAATCGGCCAAGTTCAACGGACAGTTTAGGTAAGTAGATGGGACCACCCCGTCGGACACTACTGCTACTATATTCCATTCATGATTGTCATGGATTCCAGGGACACTGCACCGGCAATCGTACAGAAGTCTACCCTGAAGCCTCATCCGGTCATGAACAAACTGCAATCGCACATGGCCATCGCTGGCTTCCGGCCGAAACAGCCTGTCGCTACCAGCTCGAACCGGTTGGAGCAGTTCATCAATCCGAACCACCTGTACGGTACCTACATCACGTTTGGCCAGTCACCGGCCAGCCTGAGCCCGGTACCTTCGAAGTCGAAATTCTTCGGTCAGCTGGGCACCAGCCTTCCGAGCTTCGATACGCAGACACTGAAGAGCTTCTTCAATGCCCCTGGCTACACACCGAGTGCGGCACAGTTCAAGAAGCTCAACTAtatccatcagcaacagcagcaacagcagcaacagcagcagcagcagcagttgagtAATGCAGGAAAATTCGCGTTTCCACATTTCAACCAGATCCCCGCTGATTTGGCCGAGTTCCCGAAAAAGTACGTCACTCCGTCATCGGCCGAGAAGGAGTTAACGAAGGGTCCCGGAGGTCTAGACTCGACACCGTTGTTCCCCCATCTACCACCGAGCGTACTGACACCGTTCTTCCAGCAagttcagcaacagcaacagcaacacatcaGTGGGAATAAGTATAACAACTTCAATCTGAAAACTCAACACccggcaccaccggtagcTTCGCAGCAGCTTCCATTGCCGTCATCCGGTTCCAAGCACACCTTCTCCCAGTCGCAGTTCCAAcatcagccgcagcaacaggaacaggaaatgCTGGCTGCCTTTGGCAGTCAGTCGATCTTCAGTGCTGGTGGCAGTTCGTCGTTCGGTCCCTTCAGCACCCAGCAACCGCTTCCGATCGAGCATAAACCGTTCGAGATCGTAAAGTTCAAGGAAGCTCCCGGTAAGCAGCTACCGACGAAGTACAACGAGATACACGATGAGTACAGCAAGAACCtggtaccgccaccaccgagcacccaGCAAGCCTTCCTGCCGACCGTGCTGAACCATCTCTCGGAGTCGGCCTCGCCGAGTAAGGATCCGATCGAGATACTGAACAAGTACAACATCAATCCGCACTCGCCCCTACAGGATGCCAATCGGTTTAGCTACGAGTTCCCGGCACGGCCGACGGCTGGTTCGCCTGTTTCGAGTACCGCCTCGTCTACGACCAgcgccaccacgacgacgacgcagttCCCAACGGCCACGACCCTACCCCGGCAGCAGTACTATCAGCCTCATCATTACAATTCTCATCACGAACAGCCAGCACATGGTGGGTATCACCACGGAGACCATGGCTTCCCTGGCCAGCATCATTCGTCCTCGCCAGTGCTGGTGACACCGATCAATGAGCTGGGCGATGGTGGATTGTGGCTGACGCGCGACAAGTATCTTACGACGGAGAAACCGAACGTGTTCAAGAATCTGTTCCGACCGGTGGAGAGTGAGTACAAGCAGCACAAACTGATGCATCCTTCCTACACGGGACTGCCACCGAACAGACGACCAGCGTCAACCGCttcgacaaccacgacgaccgtATCGAGtggcagcgccaccaccatctctccGTGGGATCAGTCCACGGAGGAACCGGTCATTACGCACAGTTTCTTCACGATCGAGGACGCGATCGCTGATCCAACGTTGGTTCCACCGAAATCGAAGAGCAAATACAAGTACACGACTGATGCGGATGAGGAGAACCGGCAGGATGATCTGCAGCTTGAGATCGTTACGATCGGACCGTACGTTGCTTCGGAGGAATCACCCATCAGGCCGTTGCTGACGACGACTGCTCCAATCAGACCGAACCAGGTACCGCCGAAGGGAGGAAACTCACCCCACCGACGTAGACGTCCAAAGCCCAGCAGTACGACCACCACGGATTACTCCACGGAACCGGATTCAACCGaaacaaccacgacgacgacgacgacgaacacgatcacggacaaccggaaccggaatcgaaTTCGCTTCCGTCAAAAACCCGTTACAACGCTtctgccggtaccggtggaaaCGGAGGCCGTAACCACTTTCATTCCGCcgactccaccaccactggcagcgTTCGCCTCGAGCGAAGAGTTCGACGTGGCGGCCATCAAGAAGTTCCGCAAGAAGCCGCACTTCACGCGGAACCGGTACACGGTTCTGAACCAACGGGAAGAAGACCGGCCAGTACAACTGGACGGCACGGAACCATCGCTGGCTacaccaccggccacaacTACTACGACGagcacgacgaccaccacaacaacgctTAGTGCCGTTCCACCGAGTGCCGAAGCTGCTCCATCGGTCTCCCCTGCCCTGGGCGGAGGATTCCGATCCCGTTACCGTCCCCTACCGGCGTCACAATCAACGAAGAGCCGGGATTCCCAGGAGGAAACGACGGGTGATACGGCAGGGACAAAGGTTACTCTCACCCGGCACCAGAATCGACCCTTGCCAACGACGGCAAGCACTGCGGCGGATTCGATCGTCGCGTTCAATTCGGACGAATCGGCCAGTAACTTCTCCGATGGTCAGAACAAAACGACCGGAACGCCTGGCCGCGGTGTAGAGCTAAATCGACCGCGCTTCAGCATTAAGGAGTACCGGAACAAGCTGAACCGCACGACGTTAACCGCACCATCGCCaacaccggtgaccggtggtgatggcggatTGGAGACGACAACGGCCACCAAGCTGCGCTTCCCGACACGCAACCGATTCCTGCTTAATGCGCGGCTcaacaaaacgatcgaaacgaacgaaatcgcCCCCACCGGTGCGGGTGCGACGACAGAACGGACGGCCAATGAAACGACCACACGCAGTTCCTTCCGTCCGCATGGCACACGCACGTACAATCGGTATACGGGGAAGAAGCCCTCTACTGAAACACCGACCAGTGGTACTACGGCAAATCGAGGGCAACCGGCCAGCGTCGGTACACTGGTGAATCGCGGACGCGCCAAGTTGAGCGAAGGTTCCGCCAATCGGACCGCTTTGCCCGGTTCCACGGGGTCCACCTACAATACGACGGCATCGCTGATTAACCGCCGTCCCCCGAAGATCACGTTACGGCAACGGATCCAGAACTACAACCGcaagaaggaaatggaacaGACCGGTAGTGGGAACGCGGACATGACCGATGATGGCACGCAAAAACGCGACGAATCTGTCGATTCCACGCTGGAACAGAACAATCTGGTTGCTTCTTCCGGGGAGCAgaatcgaccgatcgatgatcTCGGTACACTTGGAGAGCATGCAGGCGAAGCGAGTAGTGTCCTTCGATCAGGTGCCGTTGGAGTGAGCCAGGGCGATGAGCGAGGCACGGCCACTGCTGTGTCCAGTACAACGGAAGGCTATCGGCATCACGAGACGGCCATCATGAAGATATCGCCCAAGGAAAGCAGCGCAAACACGGGCGACGATTATGATCTGAACAGTGCGTCGTCCGATTACTCGAAACGGGTCGTCGAGCTGACATTGTCCGGTACGGCGTCACGGGATCGAGGCAGTTTCAAATCCGTCAATAAGGGACTTTTATCGCGCAAGGTGCCTGGATACTTTACGCTCGCCACCGAAGACCCAATCCTGCCGATCGAGGCGTTCTTTCCGCAGGTGAAGAAACCGACTGGTGGCCTCGCGTGATGCACGTACTAGGGACGCTTAGTCGAGTAACACCGACGAACCgaatcgatcgtgatcgtcgatcgttcgatctgtAAATGAGTGAGTGTATGAGTGAGGTAggaaggccaccaccattatccCCGGCCTCGTCGGGGACCGTTAGTATTTAAATGGAAGTATTTAATGCGCTGAAAGGAGGCAATGGGCCGCATCTTAGTACAGGGGACGTAGAGCAatcgtgctgctgttcctttcTACCTTTAACCGATTGGACATCGCCGTTCTCACCACGGGCACTCCAACAAGGCGACGACGAGTGTTGCTCCCCTACCGAGCCATGTTTGTCATCAGGGTGGTCTAGTTAGACACATACGCATCCAAGCAGCGCAAAAGAATGTAAGGAAAGGCCCCATTGGTTGTAGCAGTGCATGGCGAACGCTTTCgacgttttatttattttactgTTGGCTAAGAAGCTTTAGAAAATTCATTCTTTTAATCCACTGGAGCAGCATATAGGATGCCAGAAGGACATGGTGAGGGGTTAACACTTCTCGATATTCCTACGCAGCCGCAGCGATATTTCTTGGCGCTCAAGGTATGCGCCGATAATCATGCATCGCCTCTTTCCCTCTGTTTCTTCCACTTTTAACTGTACTATAATAATGTTTTAAGTAAGGCAAGGTGGCAACACCAGCGGTAGTGGCagaagcagctgaagaagatagaacgagaaaagaaagcaaaagaagtaAATAAACCTCTGTAAACCGAATGGTTTGGTGTGTCTTACCTTATTGCTGTGCCATGCTGTGCTGACCATCGTCAGCTTTCGGATTCGATACTTTCGCACGGGATTCTTTGTGGTTGATTACCCAATGAGTGCCCAAGGAACATTTCTTCAGTATTTTCGGTTTAGTAGCAGTGTTGGGGGCCGCCCGGCAAACCTCCTCTAGCTGCAGAATGGTGCTGATACGTCCCAATAGGGCGTACGAATCGGTGGATGCCAGTGCCTGCAACGGATGCTCGGTGAACTCGCGAAACATACGTGCAAGGCCTGCGCGCAAACGCCCCACTGCACCGACGTATTGACGTGGTATTTTGAACACGCATCGTTGGCCAATGATTAGCTCGTTCGTATGTTCCAtagcgatgctgctgttggggaGCATCTTCGGCTTGACGGCAGTAACCTCATCGACGCCGCACATCAGCGCCACTGTCCAGTCAGAGATCACGCTATTTTCAACGATCTGCAGCTTCTTTCGGTATAGTTCCGCGGGGAGATTTACCCTTTTACATCCTTTCGGCACCGTTAGTCGTGAATCTTGCTTGTAAACGTACATTATCCAGTTCGATGCAAGCTCCTTTAACTTCACAACGGACGCCGGATGAAGCTCGAGCGGGTCTGGCTCGCTGCAGCTCACCAGCGATTGCGTTTCATAGTCCATTTTCACCAGATTTGGATATAGGCCGGCCGCCAGGCAACCCTTGATCGTGCTCCATTGCGAGGAGCGTTCATTCAGCTGATGCACGTTCACAGACCGGCCCACGGTTACAATGTTCAGTGCGCGCAGGTGGGACATTAGCCGGGCACGTAGATTGCTGATCGCTTCCATCGCACCCAGCTTCAGACAGTACTGGTCAACCATTGACCCGTCGTCCAGGGCCACTTTGGCCACGTTCCAATCTTGAAACAAGCGCAGCAACACGTAGAAATCACTGAGCGCTCGGCGATCGGACGAGGTTTTAACACTAGCGATGCGTTTGCGTTCCGTCTCATTTCTTGGTTCAATAAACGGATCACCCACCAGAAGGGATGCTACTATGGTTAGCACCGGATCGATACAGCGGAACATGATGGCGTAAAGTAGAGCTTTGCCTAACGCCGCACTGTTGCATAggttggccaacaacaatcCCAAATTGGTGGGTGCAAGGTCCCTAGTGCAGATGGCACCAATTTGCTGAAGATGTTCCAAGAATCCTGGGACTTTTAGATCCAGTGTACCTGTAAGTGCTCTCTCCAAAAAAGAATCGTCGACTGGGGATGAGCGGCAAAGTAGAAACTTCAACAACAATTCAGGTATTGCAGGTGAATAGCGGCCCttctgttccttttcttccatGCTGCACACctcctgctgcttgctgtACAGACGGAAGCACGCACGTTGCGCTATGGCACTTCGAACTTTTGCCGTTTCCTTTGCTATCAGCTGTTTTGTGAGGGAATTGTATGACCCATCGGATGGGTTATAGCTGCGGCAGGCTGTCAGACCGGTATCGATAACATAATCGATGTTTCCAACCTTCGGAATAGAACCCAACATGAAATCTTCCAGCAAAATGATCTGAAAAGTGGCCGCACCAATACGCTCCACTTCTAGGAGAATTTCATCGTCTGCGACAAACCGATGTAGCAGGACGAACGAATTCGTTGGCAGGTTCACTTTGGACGTCTTGCGCAGCAGCTCGTAACATGCCATGATGTCGGTAAAATCTGGCATTATAATAAGCATAGTCCCGACCGGGAAGTTTTCGTAAATGTGCAGTGCAATGTTGACCACCAGCTGATGATCGACTGCGTACGGATTATGGAGACGTTGGTACATCCACAGGAAAGCTTGTTCATAGCGCCATTCTGCAGGTTGGCTACGGTACTGATCGCAGTGTCTGTCAATCATGGATAGACATTCTGCATCCGCCTGTGTGAAGCACCAGTGTACTAACTCGCCCTGGCATTTACCTTTCAAGTATGGGTTAGCACCCAATGCCAATAACGCTTCGACGATCGCAATGTGTCCTGAAACAGAAAGTGCAATTTATTAAAGATGAAGCTTAAGCATAGATAAACGCCGCCGTATTTACCGTGATGGGCAGCGATCATTAATGCTGACATTTTGGTTTCTGATGCTAGATAATCGACCATGAATGGGtttaggaaaaaaaattgcattaCCTCTTCAAAGCTATCCTCACACTTCGACAACCAACAGTGCTTCAGAAGTGCATCCAAGTGATTGCCAAGATTGCCGTCGAGATACTGATACAGCAACATTGGCTGAAAATTCGCCATCTTCTCCAGGGCGCTGATATCTTGTGGAACCGATTTCATCTTCTGAATTACGAtgttggtggaaaactttgtcAAAATAGTTTCAAGGTAAATATCTCGCGCATCCACCTGTTCACTCGATTGCGGTGCTATCATGCGTCTGTTTTCGGGAACTGCAAAGATTGGCGCTTGATTGAATACCCGGTTAGCGTCTTCTGCCTGCTGCTTCGTCGAGAGAAGCAGTAGCTTCAGGGAGGTATGTTTCGAGATTTTTTCCTTTAGCAAATGAAGCAGCAAATCGTTTTCAAACGTGCGCTGGCCGACATCATCAACGATCAGGTGGGTTAGCGTGCGAAAAAACTTCTCCCCATTCGGTGCCATGAGATGGGCCAGCAGCGTCGGGGTGGAGCAAATGACAACGTTCGTGATATCTTCGTTCAGTTGATGGCTGACGGTTACATCGTAACCTACGGTTCTGCCAATCGATTCCTTGCGCTCTTGGCAGATCTGCTGGCTGATTACCAATACCTCCTGTTCGCTGGACTGAACGCACAGCGCACGACACACTTTATAGCGAGCAGCGCAATCCTCCAGGATGTACTGGACCGTCTGGACGGCTCGATTGACGTCAATGGCACCCGTGACGATGGCCACAGGATCCTCGCTactggccaaccaaccgaggaTGTCGTTCCGGCAGCGCGCTATGGGCAGTTGCGCGCGCTGCAAAGCTGTTGCATCATCCTCGACCGACACGGGAGGCACAGTTCCGCCGGCCTTCGAAGCATTTCCGAGCCAATGTTTGATATTGCAGAAGTCGAAAGCCGTCTCATTACGGATGAATCGCTCATTCACACGCCGCTTCTGTTCACATTGTATGGGCCCCAGCAGCGATTCTGTTTTCGTGCCAAACTCAAGACAACCGCCGTTATCGACTCGGTGAATCTCCAATTCTGTGGTAAAACCAGAAGTAACATTAGTTAGCGATTCGCTTGAGGTACAGCGGCCAATTCCTACTTACTCCTATCCTCTCTCTGCAAGCAACGCACATTCTTGTAAGCTTCGCCCGAGGCAAACCGTACTTGCAGCGATTGCAGCGTCGATTCGTTTGGTTCGTATTCCAGCAAAACCCTTTTATCTTTAACATCCCGCTGGACCATAAGAGCAATTGCAGAGATAGTTTCGTTCGCCATCCTGACCCCGGCACACTCCATCGGATAAACTCGCGCCATTTCTCAGAAACAGTTGAAACCGTACCCGGCGGGCAAAATCATACAGCAAAATAGCGTCACTATTCGGCTACGATTTGTATAACTATTCTGCTACGATTTGTATGTCATTCTGCTACAGACAGACTTACGGGCGCTACAGTAGGATTATATACAAATTGTAGCAGAATTATATAAAAATCGTAGCCGAACAGTAACGCTATTCTGCTGTATAATTTCGCCCGCGGGGAAGTGGAGTCCTCAAACTAACCCTGTAAACGATGATAATAAAACGCTACCATTTGAAATGGCGGTTACGGGGAACAGCTGTGGAAAGTGGAACGACGACGTTCGTAAGCGAGTTGAACTGAAAAGAATGGTAGCTATTTGACCGAATCTGGAAAAAGCAATATCTGAGGCTaattgaaagaagaaaccaaaacaaaccggacCTGTGATGATGCACAAATACGACACTGAAGGTTTATAATATAtttctatttaatttttttgcgctttttttgtttccattcggTACACTGGATTCCgtgtattttattttctctccattCCACCAGCCCCTTCTCGTTGGCCACTGTCCGCAGCGGTTTGTGCTTGCATTTGCAATCATTAAGTTGTTCAAAGAGAGTTAGATATAGAGATTTGGGGGTTAGCCAATAACAAGATCTTCCCCCCACCGCATGGCTATTGCTCTTAGAAGGTTGTTAGTGAGTGATTTCAGCAACATGATAGATTTCTTTTAGGGCGTCTCTTCTTTCCATCAGCTCAATACTTTAAGATAGAGAAAGCACGCATTTGTTCACGAAAGCTATTAAAGTGATAAAAATTTGGGGGTAAAAGTAGCTGCCATTTTGTCTGTTTGCCACATTCGTTTGGTAACAGCTGAGATTGATGCACTATCCGCAAAGATCCATATCTGTTCCGCCTTGCTACCATGTTTTCCGTGAACCGTATGACTCTTCTTTCGATCTATAATGCTTATACAAACTGACCCCTAAATCCACTGATTAACTTACTGAAAATATTAAAGCCTTCCTGAAAACACGGTGgttcgcagcagcatctgtcCTTCTCATTCGGCTCGTTTGGTGTGCGAATAGAAATGGAACGGTGCGTCGCTTCGACCTCTCGGATCCTttgaagtgttgtgttttgagAATACGTGAAATTGTGCTTCCAGAGTGTGTCGGAAGTTTATAACTGTTGTTAGTGAATATTGTcatat is a window of Anopheles aquasalis chromosome 2, idAnoAquaMG_Q_19, whole genome shotgun sequence DNA encoding:
- the LOC126576966 gene encoding mucin-5AC-like, with protein sequence MGRTTTVMSITGITLDRLGVWKARTQVPLITTSDHASALLVQRIWLTVITFQHGHSENVEPRALELSVPWRPLSYHVPQAQPQQQQQQQQQHQQLISVASFDTTSKDELVHIAQHNAQILKQFNQPITQYQQQQQQQQQNSMKVQITTHQQAPGGPAASHHHHHHHHNGNLVQIQGPAAPSYGHTPAAPKYMTTPLLQTIYPASPIKAQPPQKPFVKSDQITTLNMVHSSTPKITAAISSHGAIGVKSAKFNGQFRDTAPAIVQKSTLKPHPVMNKLQSHMAIAGFRPKQPVATSSNRLEQFINPNHLYGTYITFGQSPASLSPVPSKSKFFGQLGTSLPSFDTQTLKSFFNAPGYTPSAAQFKKLNYIHQQQQQQQQQQQQQQLSNAGKFAFPHFNQIPADLAEFPKKYVTPSSAEKELTKGPGGLDSTPLFPHLPPSVLTPFFQQVQQQQQQHISGNKYNNFNLKTQHPAPPVASQQLPLPSSGSKHTFSQSQFQHQPQQQEQEMLAAFGSQSIFSAGGSSSFGPFSTQQPLPIEHKPFEIVKFKEAPGKQLPTKYNEIHDEYSKNLVPPPPSTQQAFLPTVLNHLSESASPSKDPIEILNKYNINPHSPLQDANRFSYEFPARPTAGSPVSSTASSTTSATTTTTQFPTATTLPRQQYYQPHHYNSHHEQPAHGGYHHGDHGFPGQHHSSSPVLVTPINELGDGGLWLTRDKYLTTEKPNVFKNLFRPVESEYKQHKLMHPSYTGLPPNRRPASTASTTTTTVSSGSATTISPWDQSTEEPVITHSFFTIEDAIADPTLVPPKSKSKYKYTTDADEENRQDDLQLEIVTIGPYVASEESPIRPLLTTTAPIRPNQVPPKGGNSPHRRRRPKPSSTTTTDYSTEPDSTETTTTTTTTNTITDNRNRNRIRFRQKPVTTLLPVPVETEAVTTFIPPTPPPLAAFASSEEFDVAAIKKFRKKPHFTRNRYTVLNQREEDRPVQLDGTEPSLATPPATTTTTSTTTTTTTLSAVPPSAEAAPSVSPALGGGFRSRYRPLPASQSTKSRDSQEETTGDTAGTKVTLTRHQNRPLPTTASTAADSIVAFNSDESASNFSDGQNKTTGTPGRGVELNRPRFSIKEYRNKLNRTTLTAPSPTPVTGGDGGLETTTATKLRFPTRNRFLLNARLNKTIETNEIAPTGAGATTERTANETTTRSSFRPHGTRTYNRYTGKKPSTETPTSGTTANRGQPASVGTLVNRGRAKLSEGSANRTALPGSTGSTYNTTASLINRRPPKITLRQRIQNYNRKKEMEQTGSGNADMTDDGTQKRDESVDSTLEQNNLVASSGEQNRPIDDLGTLGEHAGEASSVLRSGAVGVSQGDERGTATAVSSTTEGYRHHETAIMKISPKESSANTGDDYDLNSASSDYSKRVVELTLSGTASRDRGSFKSVNKGLLSRKVPGYFTLATEDPILPIEAFFPQVKKPTGGLA